A single genomic interval of Oryza sativa Japonica Group chromosome 7, ASM3414082v1 harbors:
- the LOC107281650 gene encoding uncharacterized protein codes for MGEKRKEASTTPLGAAEPARERKRREKEGAPRHSRSTVAHSPLSDYSLMGYIKDIPTLKGDNYKEWKRELDLAFILGEVDWVLTTPCPIEPAELFRGEKESDAEWQKRERENASLIMSYDIGHTKWTLANKECLAAVKNTIEPTILGLIPEYDTVSKYLESIKSQFAGSSKFYATQLIKQLVTERYHRGGVKDHILRMSNMASKLKQKDLGISDDFLVHLVMTSLPKHFVNLVVNYKISPEKWNIEELISNCVQEEERIKETIGGSINLVKDNKEKSHRSPSSKAKQPQHLPQQQQFTVETGSVSPLQEDKTFQERSS; via the exons AtgggggagaagagaaaagaggCGTCGACGACACCGCTCGGCGCGGCCGAGCCCGCCCGAGAGAGAAAGCGAAGAGAAAAGGAGGGGGCGCCGCGGCACAGCCGCTCGACGGTAGCGCACTCACCCTTGA GTGActactccttgatgggttacattaaagatattccgaccctgaaaggagataactacaaagaatggaaaagagaactcgaccttgcttttatcttgggagaggtggactgggtgttgactaccccatgtcctatagaacctgctgaacttttcagaggtgaaaaagagtcagatgctgaatggcaaaagagagagagggaaaatgcTTCCCTCAtcatgtcgtatgacattgGGCATACGAAATGGACCTTAGCCAACAAGGAATGTTTGGCTGCGGTAAAGAACACGATTGAGCCAACCATATTGGGCTTAATCCCAGAGTATGACACCGTCTCTAAGTACCTCGAAAGTATAAAGAGCCAGTTTGCTGGTTCTTCAAAGTTTTATGCGACACAACTGATAAAGCAGCTTGTGACAGAAAGGTACCATAGAGGTGGTGTAAAAGACCACATTCTTAGGATGAGCAACATGGCTTCCAAGTTGAAGCAAAAAGATTTGGGCATCTCAGATGACTTTCTGGTTCATCTGGTTATGACCTCATTGCCAAAGCACTTTGTCAACCTTGTTGTCAACTACAAAATAAGTCCAGAGAAATGGAATATTGAAGAGCTCATCtctaattgtgtgcaagaggaggaaAGAATCAAAGAGACCATTGGTGGCTCAATTAACCTTGTTAAAGATAACAAGGAAAAGAGCCACAGGTCACCCTCCTCAAAAGCAAAACAGCCTCAGCATCTGCCTCAGCAACAACAGTTCACAGTTGAGACAGGATCAGTGTCTCCACTGCAAGAAGACAAGACATTCCAAGAAAGATCGTCCTGA